A window of Fusarium falciforme chromosome 1, complete sequence genomic DNA:
TGATGCGCTTCAGCCAGCCGATCGTCCTAACAGCGGCAGCCAGCTTCAGATTGGGCGCCTTCAGCGTGCCAACGAGATCAGCTGCCATCTGTCGAATGGCAGCGTCCGCTTCCTCCAGAACTGATGTGACGAGGGGTGAATCTGGGTAGAGGGATGCCAGGCGACGGACGTGGGCATAGAGCTCGAGAGTGGACGAATGGTTGACGGGGGTGGCCAAGACAGCAGATGAAAGAAGCAAGGGCATCTCCATCACATCGACGAGGCGTTCCGAGTTTCGAAGGAGTAGCAGGGCTTGTTTTCTTCGAGCCAGCAACTTGCTCTCGCTCGCCTTTCCAAAGGCGGACGAGAAGTGCTCTGCCTGTGCATCAAGGCGAGGTACTGCTTGGACAAGATCGGAAGCTCGCTGGGCCAGTGTTGGCAGCGACTGCCGTAACGTGGCATGGCTGGCTGCCGACTCGACGACGGGTTTATGTGACCGCTTCGAAAGTGCCTGGACAGCCAGGAGGAGTGAGTGGGACGTCTGGGAAAGGACCTGAGGCTCGGAGGTTTGCAAGAAGTCGGACTGCTGTTCTGCAAGGTATATCAGATACTCCAATGCGCCAGGGTCAGCCTGCAGGTCAGGAGCGAGCAGGTCTCGCAGCGCCTCAGCCATGATGACCAAAGGGGTATGATCGTTGAACTGAGACGAGCTCGGGTGGCCTGCAAGAGTGGGCG
This region includes:
- a CDS encoding Conserved oligomeric Golgi complex subunit 8, encoding MAEALRDLLAPDLQADPGALEYLIYLAEQQSDFLQTSEPQVLSQTSHSLLLAVQALSKRSHKPVVESAASHATLRQSLPTLAQRASDLVQAVPRLDAQAEHFSSAFGKASESKLLARRKQALLLLRNSERLVDVMEMPLLLSSAVLATPVNHSSTLELYAHVRRLASLYPDSPLVTSVLEEADAAIRQMAADLVGTLKAPNLKLAAAVRTIGWLKRIIPDLVTDTPTEDALPAVFLVCRLATLLTTLEALEPLRDLADEERLRQDKAASSWSGGQQTERYLKRFIEIFREHSFSIVSVFKSISSSFAPPAEHDADPLRLLPSPMATFPLHLVEMLVETLRIYLPTVKDQTSRESILTQVLYCAGSLGRLGADFGMLLASIGVDEWVELVKRHRLLAGRLESVIGDYRGSHASVAS